In the genome of Leptolyngbya subtilissima AS-A7, one region contains:
- the radC gene encoding RadC family protein, producing the protein MTYHVRMLDMPSSDRPRERLLSYGAKSLSAAELLAILLGTGQGPGKLSAVGLGQLILQEMGQNQRDPLTSLRDVSAHDLEQISGVGPAKATTILAAIELGKRVLQAIPPEKTVVDDPAIAAAALSHELMWQAQERFAVVLLDVRHRLMGTKVITIGTATETLAHPREIFKTVIRHGAVRCIVAHNHPSGNLEPSPDDLSLTRQLLQGAQVLAVPVLDHLIIGNGDFRSLRQTTQLWQETPQGV; encoded by the coding sequence ATGACCTACCATGTCCGCATGTTGGACATGCCGTCGAGCGATCGCCCGCGAGAACGGCTGCTATCTTACGGGGCTAAAAGCCTCTCGGCCGCAGAGTTGCTGGCCATTTTGCTGGGCACTGGCCAGGGGCCAGGTAAGCTGTCAGCGGTGGGGCTAGGCCAGCTCATTCTGCAAGAAATGGGACAAAACCAGCGCGATCCGCTCACATCTTTAAGGGATGTATCGGCCCACGATCTGGAGCAAATCTCAGGCGTTGGCCCGGCTAAAGCCACCACCATATTAGCCGCCATTGAGCTGGGGAAACGGGTGCTGCAAGCGATTCCGCCCGAAAAAACCGTCGTAGACGACCCCGCCATTGCCGCCGCCGCTCTCAGCCACGAGTTGATGTGGCAAGCCCAGGAGCGCTTTGCCGTGGTGCTGCTCGATGTGCGCCACCGGTTGATGGGCACCAAGGTAATTACCATCGGCACTGCCACCGAAACCCTGGCTCACCCGAGAGAAATTTTCAAAACCGTAATTCGCCACGGTGCCGTGCGCTGCATTGTGGCGCACAACCATCCTTCAGGAAATCTTGAGCCTTCCCCCGACGACCTCTCGCTTACCCGTCAGCTACTTCAGGGGGCGCAGGTTCTCGCCGTGCCGGTGCTCGATCATTTGATTATTGGCAATGGCGACTTCCGCAGCCTGCGCCAGACCACCCAGCTTTGGCAAGAAACACCGCAGGGAGTCTAA
- a CDS encoding WecB/TagA/CpsF family glycosyltransferase: MESQSTGQVVTSAIDAAVVNEVVINPVVEQGLEPSNLSSIDPAGASLAAVQAGEPVPAENVKQLYRQFRKAALESTARELRKQQYERIQTQVEILSIPIDNISVNDFLSQLKKGVVFTPNVDHLMKLQKDMDFVKAYSKADYRVCDSQVLMFASKFLGTPLKAKISGSDLFPMFCEHHRNNEAIKIFLMGGADGIAAQAMERINARIGRQIIVQAHSPSFGFEKNETECDRILEMIRQSPANVLVVGVGAPKQEKWIAKYREQLPNIDIFLAVGAAIDFEAGNKPRSPELLSKLGLEWLYRLSTEPGRLWKRYLVDDFPFLWLVIKERFARLWRKPTVDGTASRKVG; the protein is encoded by the coding sequence ATGGAGTCACAGTCTACTGGACAAGTTGTCACATCAGCTATTGATGCAGCTGTTGTCAACGAAGTCGTTATCAATCCAGTTGTGGAGCAGGGCTTAGAGCCCAGCAATTTGTCATCGATTGACCCAGCAGGTGCTTCTCTGGCGGCAGTTCAGGCTGGTGAGCCGGTACCAGCAGAAAACGTCAAGCAGCTGTATCGGCAGTTTCGCAAGGCAGCCCTAGAATCCACCGCCCGAGAGCTGCGCAAACAGCAGTACGAGCGCATTCAAACCCAGGTCGAGATTCTTAGCATTCCGATCGACAACATTTCGGTCAATGACTTTTTGAGCCAGCTTAAGAAGGGCGTGGTATTTACCCCCAACGTCGATCACCTGATGAAGCTCCAAAAGGATATGGACTTTGTCAAGGCCTACAGCAAGGCCGACTATCGCGTCTGCGATAGCCAGGTGCTGATGTTTGCTTCTAAGTTTTTGGGCACGCCTCTCAAAGCTAAGATTTCGGGGTCAGACCTGTTTCCCATGTTTTGTGAGCACCACCGTAACAACGAAGCCATCAAAATCTTTTTGATGGGCGGAGCGGACGGCATTGCGGCTCAGGCGATGGAGCGCATCAATGCTCGCATTGGGCGGCAGATTATTGTGCAGGCCCACTCGCCGTCCTTTGGCTTTGAAAAGAACGAGACCGAGTGCGATCGCATCCTGGAGATGATTCGTCAGTCGCCCGCCAACGTGCTGGTCGTAGGCGTTGGCGCACCCAAACAAGAAAAGTGGATCGCCAAGTACCGCGAGCAGCTGCCCAATATTGATATTTTCCTAGCTGTAGGGGCCGCCATCGACTTTGAGGCGGGCAATAAGCCCCGCTCGCCGGAACTGTTGAGCAAGCTGGGCTTAGAGTGGCTCTACCGCCTGAGCACCGAGCCCGGGCGACTGTGGAAACGCTACCTGGTCGACGATTTTCCCTTCCTGTGGTTGGTGATCAAAGAGCGCTTTGCCCGGCTCTGGCGCAAGCCCACCGTGGATGGAACCGCGTCTCGTAAGGTTGGATAG
- a CDS encoding COP23 domain-containing protein — protein sequence MVRSTSGTFAKVLMGGLTTALLTGPFGAVGQAQTPESTPEGTPETTSTEPAEADTAPRFTCQMQDGKYTVMYSPTSQPGQSYPWAVPQDMGSAWPAERRCATISARLEEYRPDGLMALETSVENGYNTVCVTTESTPACRIVFTVPPGQDAMATRDLVFDNLAIADRGDQTDAVTTFAGGNSDVLGQIGNILGLPSSTSSSRSSGINLKPFLDPTDGGTGARLSGGSPTGRSLNPDAFR from the coding sequence ATGGTTCGTTCTACGTCTGGCACGTTCGCTAAAGTACTCATGGGTGGGCTAACTACCGCCCTACTGACCGGGCCGTTTGGGGCCGTGGGTCAAGCCCAAACTCCAGAAAGCACCCCTGAAGGGACTCCCGAAACTACTTCGACAGAGCCTGCTGAAGCCGATACTGCGCCGCGCTTCACCTGTCAAATGCAAGACGGGAAATACACGGTGATGTATTCCCCTACTAGTCAGCCGGGGCAGTCTTACCCCTGGGCGGTACCCCAAGACATGGGCAGTGCCTGGCCCGCTGAACGACGCTGTGCCACCATCAGTGCTCGGCTAGAAGAGTACCGTCCTGACGGTCTGATGGCTCTTGAAACCTCGGTAGAAAACGGTTACAACACCGTCTGCGTGACCACCGAGTCAACACCCGCCTGCCGCATCGTATTCACCGTACCGCCGGGGCAAGATGCCATGGCAACCCGCGATCTCGTGTTTGACAACCTGGCGATCGCCGATCGAGGCGACCAAACCGACGCAGTGACCACCTTTGCGGGCGGCAATAGCGACGTGCTGGGGCAAATTGGCAATATCTTGGGTCTGCCCAGTTCCACTAGCAGCTCGCGCAGCAGCGGTATTAACCTCAAGCCCTTTCTCGACCCCACCGATGGCGGTACTGGTGCTCGTCTGAGCGGCGGCAGCCCCACCGGCCGGTCCCTCAACCCCGATGCGTTTCGCTAG
- a CDS encoding alpha/beta fold hydrolase, with protein sequence MFIPPGFIQRSVALSLGTVAYIEADPDFWPAPPASSVPLLFVHGFGGGSSSYEWSKVYPAFAAEHPVLAPDLIGWGNSDHPNRPLATADYLSLLSELIDKLCPAPPIVVSSSLSGAMLVRVAIDHPDRLRGLFLVAPAGLADFGQDSGRSPINQIVKLPVIDQVLYRGAIATADGIKLFLAHRQFADASKISDDIVAAYLMSAQQPNADVAALAFVRGDLSFDLASYLPQLTTPTALLWGEVAQLTDVSLGRRFTALNSFAIRRFEVLPGVGLTPQLEQPGVTVGLIQQFLAELAQ encoded by the coding sequence ATGTTTATCCCTCCCGGTTTTATCCAGCGATCGGTGGCCCTGAGTTTGGGCACAGTGGCCTACATCGAAGCTGACCCCGACTTCTGGCCTGCCCCCCCAGCCTCGTCCGTACCCCTGCTGTTTGTCCATGGTTTTGGCGGTGGGTCATCGAGCTACGAGTGGTCCAAGGTATATCCGGCCTTTGCTGCAGAACACCCGGTGCTGGCCCCCGATTTGATTGGCTGGGGTAACTCTGACCATCCCAATCGCCCCTTGGCCACCGCCGACTACCTAAGCCTGCTGAGCGAACTGATCGACAAGCTCTGCCCGGCTCCACCCATTGTCGTGTCCTCATCCCTCAGCGGGGCCATGCTGGTGCGGGTTGCCATCGACCACCCCGATCGCCTGCGAGGTCTATTTTTGGTGGCCCCAGCGGGGTTGGCCGATTTTGGCCAAGACTCCGGCCGCTCTCCGATCAATCAGATCGTGAAGCTGCCGGTGATTGACCAAGTGCTCTATCGGGGGGCGATCGCCACCGCCGACGGCATCAAGCTGTTTTTAGCCCACCGACAGTTTGCCGACGCCAGCAAAATTTCTGACGATATTGTAGCGGCCTACCTGATGTCGGCCCAGCAGCCCAATGCCGATGTCGCCGCCCTAGCCTTTGTGCGAGGCGACCTGAGCTTTGATCTAGCCTCCTACCTGCCCCAGCTCACTACCCCTACCGCCCTGCTCTGGGGGGAAGTAGCGCAGCTGACTGATGTGTCGCTCGGCCGCCGGTTCACAGCCCTTAACTCCTTTGCCATTCGTCGCTTTGAGGTGCTGCCGGGGGTAGGGCTGACCCCTCAGCTAGAGCAGCCTGGGGTCACTGTTGGGCTGATTCAGCAATTTTTGGCCGAGTTAGCCCAGTAG
- a CDS encoding AMIN domain-containing protein, translating to MAHPIHHSAASRTGYRLGGWAGAGLMVSTLLIISPAAQAETLAAWQFDPATQQLTFTLPSGITPQYAVAADASQIVVTLPQTQLGTVATQQTYSGAVSQVSLSQVNDATVVVLDLVANAELAAEGVSLISIAAGDQTRWVLTALAAAPSTAPTVSAPSPPPASGNSSMIVELPVIPGNNPQLGFPEAGTGRLSTSAANLMLPSDIASLTNLPETLPVDPFNLGQPGEQISVPSLAELDAVIGPVATAPQQPSLASTEPPIAGAAQPGAIAPLPAVQPPASTGSVLTFEPPSLAEGAVPRAAQPPVAAAPTSSPEAVATQPPNSTASPAAPAIDSETSGVPIAVTPPELPTPGQPAVEAEAIAAAPTTAPPVEASNPTPVIAADPPALPELPAETAMVANQPAGAIAVQPDAISQEPPAVATIPVELAGTDPNLLTVPTAPTTTSEGNVVPPSSPVMLAAAGEAILFGSPLPGNGDQAALPSAINPASSDRPLSPDTLVAAGTVLELRYVGDEPLDLNASSSQNQVLLLAHDIRDPITNGIVAPAGSQLIGQFEPTPEGQRWVSKMLIAPNGQQVDFASTTEYMVGNTEVSSPRLAAGTGLGALALLLLTGFSGIGLLGGALVGATTVVGTSPQYVVIEPNQVIQVQVIQDIPRAIPIAAAPETSREWGSGGW from the coding sequence ATGGCACACCCAATCCACCATTCTGCTGCATCGCGTACTGGCTACCGTCTAGGTGGCTGGGCGGGCGCTGGTTTAATGGTGTCTACCTTGCTGATCATTAGCCCCGCCGCTCAAGCCGAAACCCTTGCCGCCTGGCAGTTTGACCCAGCGACCCAGCAGCTAACCTTTACCCTGCCCAGCGGCATCACTCCACAGTACGCCGTCGCAGCCGATGCCTCCCAAATTGTAGTGACCTTGCCCCAAACCCAGTTGGGAACGGTAGCAACTCAGCAAACCTACAGCGGTGCCGTCAGTCAGGTGAGCCTCAGTCAGGTGAACGATGCCACTGTGGTGGTGCTCGACCTGGTTGCCAATGCCGAGCTGGCCGCAGAGGGAGTCAGCCTGATCTCCATCGCCGCAGGTGATCAAACCCGCTGGGTGCTCACTGCCTTAGCCGCTGCTCCTAGCACTGCCCCTACGGTGTCTGCGCCCAGCCCCCCCCCCGCATCGGGCAATAGCTCCATGATTGTGGAACTGCCGGTGATTCCAGGAAACAACCCACAGCTAGGCTTTCCGGAGGCGGGCACTGGACGGTTGAGCACCTCGGCCGCCAACCTGATGCTGCCCAGCGATATTGCTAGCCTGACGAACCTGCCTGAAACCCTGCCCGTAGACCCCTTCAACCTCGGGCAGCCCGGAGAACAAATCTCAGTACCCAGCCTGGCAGAACTCGATGCCGTGATCGGCCCTGTGGCCACCGCGCCTCAGCAACCAAGCTTAGCCTCGACCGAACCGCCGATCGCTGGGGCAGCACAGCCTGGCGCGATCGCCCCACTACCTGCCGTACAGCCTCCCGCCAGCACCGGCTCGGTGCTGACCTTTGAGCCACCGTCGCTGGCCGAGGGTGCTGTCCCCAGGGCTGCCCAGCCACCGGTTGCCGCAGCGCCTACCTCTAGTCCCGAAGCAGTAGCAACCCAGCCACCCAACTCCACTGCATCTCCTGCTGCGCCCGCGATCGATAGCGAGACCAGCGGTGTGCCGATTGCGGTTACCCCGCCTGAGCTGCCGACCCCTGGGCAACCAGCGGTAGAGGCTGAGGCGATCGCGGCGGCTCCAACCACTGCCCCTCCGGTCGAAGCCAGCAACCCGACTCCGGTCATTGCTGCCGACCCACCAGCTCTGCCAGAACTGCCCGCTGAAACGGCAATGGTCGCAAACCAGCCCGCTGGGGCGATCGCCGTTCAGCCCGACGCAATCAGCCAAGAGCCCCCTGCGGTGGCCACGATTCCTGTTGAGTTGGCTGGCACCGACCCAAATCTTCTGACCGTACCCACTGCTCCGACTACCACAAGCGAGGGCAATGTAGTCCCCCCGTCTAGCCCAGTGATGTTGGCCGCAGCCGGAGAAGCAATTTTATTTGGCAGCCCACTGCCCGGCAACGGCGATCAGGCAGCTCTACCCAGCGCTATTAACCCGGCTTCTAGCGATCGCCCCCTTTCCCCCGATACGCTGGTGGCAGCGGGCACGGTGCTAGAGCTGCGCTACGTCGGCGATGAGCCCCTCGATCTAAACGCCAGCTCTAGCCAAAACCAGGTGCTGCTGCTGGCCCACGACATTCGTGACCCCATCACCAACGGCATTGTCGCCCCGGCGGGCAGTCAGCTGATTGGCCAGTTTGAACCCACCCCTGAAGGCCAGCGCTGGGTGAGCAAAATGTTGATTGCCCCCAACGGGCAGCAGGTCGATTTTGCCAGCACTACCGAATATATGGTGGGTAACACCGAGGTCAGCAGTCCTCGCCTGGCAGCTGGAACAGGGTTAGGTGCCCTAGCCCTATTGTTGTTGACTGGCTTTAGCGGCATCGGGCTGCTCGGTGGCGCTCTCGTCGGGGCTACGACCGTGGTGGGCACCTCTCCCCAGTACGTTGTCATTGAGCCAAACCAGGTCATTCAGGTGCAGGTGATTCAAGATATTCCCCGCGCCATCCCCATTGCTGCCGCTCCAGAAACCAGCCGCGAGTGGGGTAGCGGCGGCTGGTAG
- a CDS encoding CPBP family glutamic-type intramembrane protease, with protein MLRPSDLDLPLPPRAQRLVQRVAVIVAVVCFLGLLATKTGGAPPPHEPLATNFLSQALDTEAVPNGVVTNYDRALTLSANRVETFPPTPLPTAPSLRPNGLWNGRLLLPSEAEYAAVPGDWVWMDLWYSSPDFPELAGQRLKLTWKPNAQSQAYMKTVTRDVAFNAQAEQSLANGNILPTRLNGRKAVGPLQSLAGARPNDDVTVRLAEVEVVVEGDRPMLRVGLEPIQITGREYGLVKLLGPDETVKAPRPTVCPGKPPCPTEYFRAQFYNAASGNFSGPTGTVRIPQQPAMSGDRFMSNLRDLAESPAGSAGWYIYGSRAEDGLFTVQALKPRALVQLQPDDVVLGLVSGRRYLDRDNWQGTPQRQGTLQRLLVSATAGSADTAQAQWQEGDYGLVIHLFGGIGGEKAESAPVGTITGHFAYGLAQVVREPITNELQFDIQYQQIYAHNPNGIVSGAHDWADYMGDMQRGWLGSRPVSDVVVKLDAFIAPFQFGDMRISLFRELLLQLQVIAARYRVGDGTGVAPVTPATSCVQDSNQALFIAIQQIRRQIDSQPEIATWVQQNPDSPEVERSQRFAALGNDLEAMLVPYGVVRPDWQANAESLAGVDSTGGLTSSRRLLSGILTWHSMMPRWAHDRVARIFLEHGGQLWFLRTNMVGGFDPMVQPVPPTTFFGGVPILGRVTQRLADAFATGLSWPMGLLGLVMLSLYALLALPFGLRNRFLVRQQAASNSIGFALDALRRFIAPALLEETIFRVMLLPHQVEGVPGDRWLLWGIVSFVAFIVYHVVLDRTLYRGARAGLSDPRFLVLAGWLGLVLIAAYWITGSLWLVVLMHWLVVLVWVYRFGGWARLSGVRAARSSERKPTAPFR; from the coding sequence ATGCTACGGCCTTCTGATCTAGACTTGCCGTTGCCTCCCCGTGCTCAGCGATTGGTGCAGCGGGTTGCTGTCATTGTTGCCGTGGTTTGTTTTCTGGGGTTGCTAGCGACCAAAACCGGAGGCGCACCGCCACCCCACGAGCCGCTGGCTACCAACTTTCTCTCTCAGGCTCTAGATACTGAGGCTGTGCCCAACGGTGTCGTGACCAACTACGATCGCGCCCTCACCCTATCAGCCAATCGAGTTGAGACCTTCCCTCCAACGCCTCTGCCTACTGCTCCCTCTCTGCGCCCCAACGGGCTGTGGAACGGTAGGCTCCTGCTTCCTAGCGAGGCCGAGTATGCCGCTGTTCCCGGCGACTGGGTGTGGATGGATCTGTGGTACAGTTCCCCCGACTTTCCTGAGCTGGCGGGCCAAAGGCTGAAACTCACCTGGAAACCCAACGCCCAGTCCCAGGCTTACATGAAAACCGTTACTCGCGATGTTGCCTTTAATGCTCAAGCTGAGCAGTCTTTGGCCAACGGCAACATATTGCCCACCCGGCTGAATGGTCGTAAGGCGGTTGGGCCACTGCAATCTTTAGCGGGGGCGCGACCCAACGATGATGTTACCGTCCGCTTGGCAGAGGTAGAGGTGGTTGTAGAAGGCGATCGCCCCATGCTGCGGGTGGGCCTTGAGCCCATTCAAATTACCGGGAGAGAATATGGCCTGGTAAAGCTCTTGGGGCCTGACGAGACCGTTAAGGCCCCACGTCCTACAGTTTGTCCTGGGAAGCCGCCCTGCCCAACCGAATATTTTCGCGCTCAGTTTTATAACGCCGCGTCGGGCAATTTCAGCGGTCCTACGGGCACCGTGCGTATCCCGCAGCAGCCGGCGATGTCGGGCGATCGCTTCATGTCTAACCTGCGAGACCTAGCCGAGTCGCCCGCCGGCAGTGCTGGCTGGTATATCTACGGCAGCCGCGCCGAGGACGGTTTGTTCACCGTGCAGGCTCTTAAGCCCAGAGCGCTGGTTCAGCTTCAGCCTGACGATGTGGTGCTGGGGCTAGTCTCAGGTCGCCGCTACCTCGATCGCGACAACTGGCAAGGCACGCCCCAGCGCCAGGGCACCCTTCAGCGCCTGCTGGTGAGCGCCACCGCAGGCAGCGCCGACACCGCTCAGGCTCAGTGGCAAGAGGGCGACTATGGCCTTGTGATTCATCTCTTTGGCGGTATCGGCGGTGAGAAAGCAGAATCTGCTCCGGTCGGCACCATAACGGGCCATTTTGCGTACGGGCTGGCCCAGGTGGTGCGCGAACCCATCACCAACGAGCTGCAATTTGATATTCAGTACCAGCAGATCTACGCTCACAACCCCAACGGCATTGTGTCCGGTGCCCACGATTGGGCCGACTACATGGGCGACATGCAGCGGGGTTGGCTCGGCAGTCGCCCCGTGTCGGATGTGGTGGTTAAGCTCGACGCCTTCATCGCTCCGTTTCAGTTTGGCGACATGCGCATTTCGCTGTTTCGCGAACTGTTGCTACAGCTCCAGGTGATTGCGGCTCGCTACCGCGTTGGCGACGGTACGGGCGTGGCTCCAGTTACCCCCGCTACCTCCTGTGTGCAAGACTCCAACCAGGCCTTGTTTATCGCGATTCAGCAGATTCGCCGCCAGATCGACAGCCAGCCTGAGATTGCCACTTGGGTGCAGCAAAACCCTGACAGCCCAGAGGTTGAGCGATCCCAACGTTTTGCCGCTCTGGGCAACGACCTCGAAGCGATGCTGGTGCCCTACGGTGTGGTGCGTCCCGACTGGCAAGCTAACGCTGAATCGCTGGCCGGGGTTGACTCAACTGGTGGTCTTACCAGCAGCCGCAGGTTGTTGAGCGGCATACTCACCTGGCACAGCATGATGCCTCGCTGGGCGCACGACCGGGTAGCCCGCATTTTTTTAGAGCATGGCGGTCAGCTGTGGTTTTTGCGTACCAATATGGTGGGCGGCTTTGACCCAATGGTGCAGCCGGTTCCCCCGACAACTTTTTTCGGGGGTGTTCCCATTTTGGGACGGGTCACCCAGCGGCTGGCCGATGCCTTTGCTACCGGCTTGAGCTGGCCTATGGGGTTGCTAGGTCTGGTAATGCTGTCGCTCTACGCTCTGCTGGCGCTTCCCTTTGGGTTGAGAAATCGATTTTTGGTGCGACAGCAGGCAGCGTCTAATTCGATAGGCTTTGCTCTAGATGCCCTGCGTCGCTTCATTGCCCCTGCTCTGCTTGAAGAAACGATCTTCCGCGTCATGCTGCTGCCCCACCAAGTGGAAGGGGTGCCCGGCGATCGCTGGTTGCTGTGGGGCATCGTCAGCTTTGTGGCGTTTATTGTGTATCACGTTGTACTGGATAGAACCCTGTACAGGGGGGCTAGGGCGGGCCTCTCGGACCCTCGCTTTTTAGTGCTGGCGGGCTGGTTGGGGCTAGTGCTGATTGCCGCGTACTGGATTACGGGCTCGCTTTGGTTAGTGGTGCTGATGCACTGGTTGGTGGTGCTGGTGTGGGTTTATCGCTTTGGTGGTTGGGCGCGGCTGAGCGGCGTGAGGGCGGCTCGGAGCAGCGAGCGCAAGCCTACTGCGCCGTTTCGATAA
- a CDS encoding DUF1824 family protein — MTTSPFPAAAAIAAIRQRLGQFSCLTTPPTLSDAEAAQVRADLSDFNDWSDYQTLGICADSLAEGQQALELFLKALGVTVSLDLPAREGAVYLKFNTLKGAWYLDDYSGLSRGVLITFHTSDPEVTELSGTYGPFPFDLFPAQP; from the coding sequence ATGACCACCTCACCTTTTCCTGCTGCCGCTGCGATCGCAGCCATCCGCCAACGGCTGGGCCAGTTTAGCTGCCTCACCACGCCACCTACCCTCAGCGATGCCGAAGCCGCTCAGGTGCGGGCTGACCTGAGCGACTTTAACGACTGGTCTGATTACCAAACCCTGGGCATTTGCGCCGATAGCCTGGCTGAGGGGCAGCAGGCCCTAGAGTTGTTTTTGAAAGCTCTCGGGGTTACTGTCAGCCTGGACTTGCCCGCCCGTGAGGGAGCGGTTTACCTCAAGTTCAACACCCTCAAAGGCGCGTGGTATTTAGATGACTACAGCGGCCTGTCGCGCGGGGTGCTGATCACCTTTCACACCTCTGACCCTGAGGTAACTGAATTGTCGGGCACCTATGGCCCGTTTCCGTTCGATCTGTTCCCAGCTCAGCCTTAA
- a CDS encoding WG repeat-containing protein — MARSHKRQRTWAWGGVVLALPTLVACGPPLAAFEGMQQQTTTMLEFINPQPIALASAMTSPLLFDTVSDFAEGVALVRLNTSLGYIDREGNLSIRVDDENITVAADYAEGVAVAQAGAYFGYLDRQGQWAIPVQFRKAKSFSQGLAAVQGGTKYGYINLQGEWVIEPQFDLAERFVGDRALVKLGETYGYVDPEGRTAIPLELKDAWSFSESLAVARIDRLYGYIDPSGTMAIAPTYDGAFSFSDGLARVRQGRNFGFIDATGAMVVEATLPFASDFSEGLAAVLIESKWGYIDRTGKVAIAPGFAYAADFSEGLAAVQKDGLYGYIDSEGAWVVEPQYTNAGRFSEGRARVQIDNRWGFIDTKGKVLSGAGFKGLE, encoded by the coding sequence ATGGCGCGATCGCACAAACGACAGCGGACGTGGGCCTGGGGTGGAGTAGTCTTGGCGCTACCGACCCTGGTAGCCTGTGGGCCGCCTCTAGCTGCCTTTGAAGGCATGCAGCAGCAGACCACCACAATGCTAGAGTTCATAAACCCTCAACCCATTGCCCTAGCGAGCGCGATGACTAGCCCCCTGCTGTTCGATACCGTCTCAGACTTTGCCGAAGGGGTCGCCTTGGTGCGCCTCAACACCAGCCTGGGCTATATCGATCGCGAGGGCAACTTGAGCATCAGGGTTGACGATGAAAACATTACTGTGGCGGCTGACTACGCCGAGGGGGTAGCAGTTGCCCAAGCCGGAGCCTACTTTGGCTACCTCGATCGCCAGGGCCAGTGGGCCATACCGGTGCAGTTTCGCAAGGCTAAGTCATTTTCTCAGGGGCTGGCGGCGGTGCAGGGGGGCACCAAGTATGGCTACATCAATCTCCAGGGTGAGTGGGTGATTGAGCCCCAGTTTGACCTGGCGGAACGGTTTGTGGGCGATCGCGCTCTGGTCAAACTCGGGGAGACCTACGGCTATGTTGACCCCGAAGGCCGCACCGCCATTCCCCTAGAGCTGAAGGATGCTTGGAGCTTTTCTGAATCACTGGCGGTGGCGCGAATCGATCGGCTCTACGGCTACATTGACCCCAGCGGCACAATGGCGATCGCTCCCACCTACGACGGGGCCTTCAGCTTTTCTGACGGCCTGGCCCGGGTGCGCCAGGGTCGCAACTTTGGCTTCATTGATGCCACTGGGGCCATGGTGGTCGAGGCCACCTTACCCTTTGCCTCAGACTTTTCCGAAGGTCTGGCAGCCGTGCTGATCGAGAGTAAGTGGGGCTACATCGACCGCACGGGCAAGGTCGCCATTGCCCCCGGCTTCGCCTATGCCGCCGACTTTTCCGAAGGATTGGCTGCCGTCCAGAAAGATGGGCTCTACGGCTATATCGACTCCGAAGGAGCCTGGGTTGTGGAGCCTCAATACACAAATGCCGGGCGATTTTCGGAAGGGCGAGCACGGGTGCAGATCGATAACCGCTGGGGTTTTATCGACACCAAGGGCAAGGTGCTCTCCGGGGCCGGTTTCAAAGGTCTGGAGTAA
- a CDS encoding 3'-5' exonuclease, whose amino-acid sequence MVPVSVGGIAQSALLTDQLLAYYRQLSKGLLTVVDVETTGSRPDEARVIEIALVQGSLDQGIIHEASFVVNAKVRVPHTITRLTGITTAMVEQGTAADVVWQALRSPLDQGVLTGHNLAFDYSFIQAEYQRLGQGFKRPEAQQFCTVILSRLLLADLPSRSLPQLVRHFGFDVGRSHRALADTKACWLLANLLLERLANTSDDALRQQFVEQWVPLRDAVKVFDCPRVDLQRQLDARGCERRTSRRGNRHMYRRGDLETLYRELYPEQLSLNLGEAGG is encoded by the coding sequence ATGGTTCCTGTGTCGGTGGGTGGTATTGCTCAATCTGCGCTCTTGACAGACCAGTTGTTGGCCTACTACCGCCAGTTGTCCAAGGGGCTGCTGACGGTGGTAGATGTAGAAACAACTGGGTCTCGTCCAGACGAGGCCAGGGTGATTGAAATTGCGCTGGTGCAGGGTTCGCTAGACCAGGGGATTATTCACGAGGCATCCTTTGTGGTCAATGCCAAGGTGCGCGTACCCCATACCATTACCCGGCTAACGGGCATCACCACCGCCATGGTCGAGCAGGGTACCGCTGCCGATGTGGTATGGCAAGCGCTGCGATCGCCCCTAGACCAAGGGGTGCTCACCGGCCACAACCTGGCCTTTGACTACAGCTTTATTCAGGCGGAGTACCAGCGGCTGGGCCAGGGTTTTAAGCGCCCTGAGGCCCAGCAGTTTTGCACCGTAATTTTGTCGCGGCTGCTGCTGGCCGATCTGCCCTCCCGCAGTTTGCCGCAGCTGGTGCGACACTTCGGCTTTGATGTGGGGCGATCGCATCGCGCCCTAGCCGATACCAAGGCTTGCTGGCTACTGGCCAATTTGCTGTTAGAACGTTTGGCCAACACCTCTGACGATGCCCTGCGGCAGCAGTTTGTCGAGCAGTGGGTGCCCCTGCGGGATGCTGTCAAGGTGTTTGACTGCCCTCGGGTCGACCTGCAGCGGCAGCTCGACGCCCGCGGCTGTGAACGCCGCACCTCAAGGCGAGGCAATCGTCATATGTATCGCCGGGGCGACCTGGAAACCCTTTACCGCGAGCTCTACCCAGAGCAGCTGTCACTCAATCTAGGTGAGGCGGGAGGTTAA